A stretch of the Aphelocoma coerulescens isolate FSJ_1873_10779 chromosome 22, UR_Acoe_1.0, whole genome shotgun sequence genome encodes the following:
- the LOC138121820 gene encoding cytosolic purine 5'-nucleotidase-like isoform X1 — translation MGSEGQRGPAAARGPGQGDPRALRRDCQHRIFVNRSLALEKIKCFGFDMDYTLAMYKSPDYEELAFNLLLEHLVAIGYPPEILAYKYDPTFPTRGLVFDALYGNLLKVDSHGNLLVCAHGFRFLKGAEILHYYPNKFIQRDDMKRFHILNTLFNLTEAHLYACLVDFFTNCSRYVNCDTGYKHGNLFMSFRSMFQDVREAMDHVHLSGCLKEKTLENLEKYVVKDPRVPLLLSRMKEVGKVFLATNSDYTYTDAIMSYLFDFSHGDKADVPQRPWRSYFDLIVVDTRKPLFFAEGTVLRQVDTDTGKLRIGTYTGPLQHCAVYSGGSSDVVCDLLGVKGKDILYMGDHIFGDILKSKKRQGWRTFLVVPELARELQVWTEKSELFEELRSLDLFLAELYQHLDSGSSERPDISSIKRRIQKVTHEMDMCYGKMGSLFRCGSRQTLFANQLMHYADLYAASFINFLYYPFSYLFRAPPVLMAHESTVEHSRLDSGDAVTALPPWLAQHGDPGQQVPQDSSGEEEDDGEA, via the exons ATGGgcagcgaggggcagcggggcccggcggcggcCCGGGGCCCAGGGCAGGGCGACCCGCGGGCCCTGCGGAGGGACTGCCAGCACCG GATCTTTGTCAACCGGAGCTTGGCACTGGAGAAGATCAAGTGCTTTGGCTTTGACATGGACTACACCTTGGCCA TGTACAAGTCCCCTGACTACGAGGAGTTGGCCTTCAACCTGTTGCTGGAGCACCTCGTTGCCATTGGGTACCCTCCTGAGATCCTTGCCTACAAATATGACCCCACCTTCCCCACCCG GGGGCTGGTGTTCGATGCCCTGTACGGGAACCTGCTGAAGGTGGATTCCCACGGGAACCTGCTGGTCTGTGCTCATGGCTTCCGCTTCCTCAAAGG AGCCGAAATCCTCCACTATTATCCCAACAAGTTCATCCAGCGGGATGACATGAAGCGCTTCCACATCCTCAACACCCTCTTCAACCTCACAG AGGCCCACCTCTATGCCTGTCTGGTGGACTTCTTCACCAACTGCTCCAGATATGTCAA CTGTGACACCGGCTACAAGCATGGGAACCTCTTCATGTCCTTCCGCAGCATGTTCCAGGATGTGCGCGAGGCCATGGACCATGTCCACCTCTCT GGCTGCCTCAAGGAGAAGACGCTAGAGAACCTGGAGAAATACGTGGTGAAGGAT CCCCGTGTGCCACTGCTGCTGAGCCGCATGAAGGAGGTGGGGAAGGTCTTCCTGGCCACCAACAGTGACTACACCTACACTGAC GCCATCATGTCCTACCTGTTTGACTTCAGCCATGGGGACAAG GCTGACGTCCCACAGCGCCCCTGGAGGTCCTATTTCGACCTGATTGTGGTGGACACCCGCAAGCCCCTCTTCTTTGCTGAGGGCACCGTCCTGCGCCAAGTCGACACG GACACGGGGAAGCTGCGCATTGGGACATATACCGGCCCCCTCCAGCACTGCGCTGTCTACTCTGGTG GCTCCTCAGATGTGGTGTGTGACCTCCTGGGTGTGAAGGGCAAAGACATCCTCTACATGGGCGACCACATCTTTGGGGACATCCTCAAATCCAAGAAGCGGCAGGGCTGGCGCACCTTTCTGGTGGTGCCTGAGCTGGCCCGCGAGCTGCAGGTCTGGACAGAGAAGAGCG AGCTGTTTGAGGAGCTGAGGAGCCTGGATCTCTTCCTGGCTGAGCTGTACCA GCACTTGGACAGTGGCAGCAGCGAGCGCCCGGACATAAGCTCCATCAAGCGTCGAATCCAG AAAGTCACACATGAGATGGACATGTGCTATGGGAAGATGGGCAGCCTCTTCCGCTGTGGCTCACGTCAGACACTCTTTGCTAACCAGCTGATGCACTATGCAGACCTCTATGCTGCCTCTTTCATCAACTTCCTCTATTACCCCTTCAGCTACCTCTTCCGGGCACCCCCTGTCCTG ATGGCCCATGAGTCAACAGTGGAGCACTCTCGCCTGGACTCAGGGGATGCGGTCACTGCCCTTCCTCCCTGGCTGGCCCAGCACGGTGACCCTGGCCAGCAG GTCCCCCAGGACTCgagtggggaggaggaagatgatggAGAAGCCTGA
- the LOC138121820 gene encoding cytosolic purine 5'-nucleotidase-like isoform X3: MKRFHILNTLFNLTEAHLYACLVDFFTNCSRYVNCDTGYKHGNLFMSFRSMFQDVREAMDHVHLSGCLKEKTLENLEKYVVKDPRVPLLLSRMKEVGKVFLATNSDYTYTDAIMSYLFDFSHGDKADVPQRPWRSYFDLIVVDTRKPLFFAEGTVLRQVDTDTGKLRIGTYTGPLQHCAVYSGGSSDVVCDLLGVKGKDILYMGDHIFGDILKSKKRQGWRTFLVVPELARELQVWTEKSELFEELRSLDLFLAELYQHLDSGSSERPDISSIKRRIQKVTHEMDMCYGKMGSLFRCGSRQTLFANQLMHYADLYAASFINFLYYPFSYLFRAPPVLMAHESTVEHSRLDSGDAVTALPPWLAQHGDPGQQVPQDSSGEEEDDGEA; the protein is encoded by the exons ATGAAGCGCTTCCACATCCTCAACACCCTCTTCAACCTCACAG AGGCCCACCTCTATGCCTGTCTGGTGGACTTCTTCACCAACTGCTCCAGATATGTCAA CTGTGACACCGGCTACAAGCATGGGAACCTCTTCATGTCCTTCCGCAGCATGTTCCAGGATGTGCGCGAGGCCATGGACCATGTCCACCTCTCT GGCTGCCTCAAGGAGAAGACGCTAGAGAACCTGGAGAAATACGTGGTGAAGGAT CCCCGTGTGCCACTGCTGCTGAGCCGCATGAAGGAGGTGGGGAAGGTCTTCCTGGCCACCAACAGTGACTACACCTACACTGAC GCCATCATGTCCTACCTGTTTGACTTCAGCCATGGGGACAAG GCTGACGTCCCACAGCGCCCCTGGAGGTCCTATTTCGACCTGATTGTGGTGGACACCCGCAAGCCCCTCTTCTTTGCTGAGGGCACCGTCCTGCGCCAAGTCGACACG GACACGGGGAAGCTGCGCATTGGGACATATACCGGCCCCCTCCAGCACTGCGCTGTCTACTCTGGTG GCTCCTCAGATGTGGTGTGTGACCTCCTGGGTGTGAAGGGCAAAGACATCCTCTACATGGGCGACCACATCTTTGGGGACATCCTCAAATCCAAGAAGCGGCAGGGCTGGCGCACCTTTCTGGTGGTGCCTGAGCTGGCCCGCGAGCTGCAGGTCTGGACAGAGAAGAGCG AGCTGTTTGAGGAGCTGAGGAGCCTGGATCTCTTCCTGGCTGAGCTGTACCA GCACTTGGACAGTGGCAGCAGCGAGCGCCCGGACATAAGCTCCATCAAGCGTCGAATCCAG AAAGTCACACATGAGATGGACATGTGCTATGGGAAGATGGGCAGCCTCTTCCGCTGTGGCTCACGTCAGACACTCTTTGCTAACCAGCTGATGCACTATGCAGACCTCTATGCTGCCTCTTTCATCAACTTCCTCTATTACCCCTTCAGCTACCTCTTCCGGGCACCCCCTGTCCTG ATGGCCCATGAGTCAACAGTGGAGCACTCTCGCCTGGACTCAGGGGATGCGGTCACTGCCCTTCCTCCCTGGCTGGCCCAGCACGGTGACCCTGGCCAGCAG GTCCCCCAGGACTCgagtggggaggaggaagatgatggAGAAGCCTGA
- the LOC138121820 gene encoding cytosolic purine 5'-nucleotidase-like isoform X2: MGSEGQRGPAAARGPGQGDPRALRRDCQHRIFVNRSLALEKIKCFGFDMDYTLAMYKSPDYEELAFNLLLEHLVAIGYPPEILAYKYDPTFPTRGLVFDALYGNLLKVDSHGNLLVCAHGFRFLKGCDTGYKHGNLFMSFRSMFQDVREAMDHVHLSGCLKEKTLENLEKYVVKDPRVPLLLSRMKEVGKVFLATNSDYTYTDAIMSYLFDFSHGDKADVPQRPWRSYFDLIVVDTRKPLFFAEGTVLRQVDTDTGKLRIGTYTGPLQHCAVYSGGSSDVVCDLLGVKGKDILYMGDHIFGDILKSKKRQGWRTFLVVPELARELQVWTEKSELFEELRSLDLFLAELYQHLDSGSSERPDISSIKRRIQKVTHEMDMCYGKMGSLFRCGSRQTLFANQLMHYADLYAASFINFLYYPFSYLFRAPPVLMAHESTVEHSRLDSGDAVTALPPWLAQHGDPGQQVPQDSSGEEEDDGEA, translated from the exons ATGGgcagcgaggggcagcggggcccggcggcggcCCGGGGCCCAGGGCAGGGCGACCCGCGGGCCCTGCGGAGGGACTGCCAGCACCG GATCTTTGTCAACCGGAGCTTGGCACTGGAGAAGATCAAGTGCTTTGGCTTTGACATGGACTACACCTTGGCCA TGTACAAGTCCCCTGACTACGAGGAGTTGGCCTTCAACCTGTTGCTGGAGCACCTCGTTGCCATTGGGTACCCTCCTGAGATCCTTGCCTACAAATATGACCCCACCTTCCCCACCCG GGGGCTGGTGTTCGATGCCCTGTACGGGAACCTGCTGAAGGTGGATTCCCACGGGAACCTGCTGGTCTGTGCTCATGGCTTCCGCTTCCTCAAAGG CTGTGACACCGGCTACAAGCATGGGAACCTCTTCATGTCCTTCCGCAGCATGTTCCAGGATGTGCGCGAGGCCATGGACCATGTCCACCTCTCT GGCTGCCTCAAGGAGAAGACGCTAGAGAACCTGGAGAAATACGTGGTGAAGGAT CCCCGTGTGCCACTGCTGCTGAGCCGCATGAAGGAGGTGGGGAAGGTCTTCCTGGCCACCAACAGTGACTACACCTACACTGAC GCCATCATGTCCTACCTGTTTGACTTCAGCCATGGGGACAAG GCTGACGTCCCACAGCGCCCCTGGAGGTCCTATTTCGACCTGATTGTGGTGGACACCCGCAAGCCCCTCTTCTTTGCTGAGGGCACCGTCCTGCGCCAAGTCGACACG GACACGGGGAAGCTGCGCATTGGGACATATACCGGCCCCCTCCAGCACTGCGCTGTCTACTCTGGTG GCTCCTCAGATGTGGTGTGTGACCTCCTGGGTGTGAAGGGCAAAGACATCCTCTACATGGGCGACCACATCTTTGGGGACATCCTCAAATCCAAGAAGCGGCAGGGCTGGCGCACCTTTCTGGTGGTGCCTGAGCTGGCCCGCGAGCTGCAGGTCTGGACAGAGAAGAGCG AGCTGTTTGAGGAGCTGAGGAGCCTGGATCTCTTCCTGGCTGAGCTGTACCA GCACTTGGACAGTGGCAGCAGCGAGCGCCCGGACATAAGCTCCATCAAGCGTCGAATCCAG AAAGTCACACATGAGATGGACATGTGCTATGGGAAGATGGGCAGCCTCTTCCGCTGTGGCTCACGTCAGACACTCTTTGCTAACCAGCTGATGCACTATGCAGACCTCTATGCTGCCTCTTTCATCAACTTCCTCTATTACCCCTTCAGCTACCTCTTCCGGGCACCCCCTGTCCTG ATGGCCCATGAGTCAACAGTGGAGCACTCTCGCCTGGACTCAGGGGATGCGGTCACTGCCCTTCCTCCCTGGCTGGCCCAGCACGGTGACCCTGGCCAGCAG GTCCCCCAGGACTCgagtggggaggaggaagatgatggAGAAGCCTGA